CCTATATTTCCCACATCTTAAAACAAAAGGTACCTACTATGGAAATGACATTTGCAATGATCAAGCCCAATGCGGTCAAGTCTGGCCTCATCGGACGCATTATCGACCGTTACATCGCTGCAGGCCTCTCCGTCTGCGCCGTGAAGATGCACCAGATGACCTCTGCCGATGCTCGCGGTTTCTACGCCGAACACGTGGAAAAGCCGTTCTTCCCGGAACTCGAAGCCTACATGACCAAGGGCCCGTCCGTGATGCTCGCCCTCGGCGGCGAAAATGCCATTGCCAAGGTTCGTGCCATCAACGGCGCTACCAATCCGGCTAAGGCGGAACCCGGTACCCTCCGCTACGACTTTGCCCCTTCCATGACCGAAAACGTCGTGCACAGCTCCGACAGCCCCGAATCCGCCAAGCGCGAACTGGACTTCTGGTTCAAGGAAGACGAACGCTACGCCTACGAAATGCCGAGCCTCAAGGCCTGCTGCGTCCTCTAAGTTTCAAAAATAACCCCCCTCAAGGAGACACAACTCAATGCAATGGATCGTCAAGTATCTTACCTCTTCCATCGGTAAGAAGCAGATCATGGGATGCACAGGCGCGTTCCTCGCCCTGTTCATCTTCGGCCACATGTGTGGTAACTTCCAGCTCTTGAATTTCGATCAGGCCGCGGCTCAGGCGTCTTACAATGCCTACACCGAATTCCTGACCGGATTCAACCCGCTCCACTTCCCGATCAAGATGATTTATCTTGTTGAACTGGTGCTGGTGGCTGCTTTCGCTCTCCACATCTTCCTCGCTGTTAAGCTTAAGATCGAAAACAAGGTCGCCCGCGGTGGCATCGACTACGAAGTCAACGCTCGCAAGGGCAAGAAGACTTTCGCGACCTTCACCATGATCTGGTCCGGTCTCTTCATTCTCGGCTTCCTCGTGCAGCACCTCATGATGCTCAAGTTCGGCGAACACTACCTCTATGTGAATGCCGAAGGCGAAATCGTCCGCGACATGTGGCTCACCACCATCCAGATGTTTGCTAACCCGGCTTGGGCTGCATTCTACGTGGTCAGCATGTTCGTGATTGGCATGCACCTCTTCCACGCTATTTCTTCTGCCTTCCAGACCATGGGCATTGCTCACCAGAAGTGGACCCCGATTATCGACATCGCCGGTATCGCTTACAGCATTATCGTTGCCCTTGGTTTCGGTATCACCGCCGTTGCAGCCTTCTACCTCGCTAACCAGCCGGGTACCCAGGCCCTCATCGAAAAGTCCCGCAGCCTCCAGCCGCAGTACGAACAGATGAAGAAGGAAAAGGAAGCCGCCAAGACTTCTTTCGTGATTCCTTCTGTTGGCACCGTCGAAGTTTCTTTTAACGCTTAATTTTAAGGAGCCCACTAATGATTCTTGATTCTAAAATCCCCGGTGGTTCCATCGAAGAAAAGTGGACCAAGCACAAGTTCGAACTCAAGCTCGTGAACCCCGCCAACAAGCGTAAGTTCACGGTGATCGTGGTTGGTACTGGCCTTGCCGGTGCTTCTGCCGCTGCATCCCTCGCCGAACTTGGTTACAATGTCAAGTCTTTCTGCATCCAGGATAGCCCCCGCCGCGCACACTCCATTGCTGCCCAGGGTGGTATCAACGCTGCCAAGAACTACAAGAACGACGGCGACTCCGTTTACCGCCTGTTCTACGATACCGTGAAGGGCGGTGACTTCCGCGCTCGCGAAGCCAACGTGCACCGCTTGGCCGAAAACTCCAACCTCATCATCGACCAGTGCGTCGCCCAGGGTGTTCCGTTCGGTCGTGAATACGGTGGCCTCCTCGACAACCGTTCCTTTGGTGGTACGCAGGTTTCCCGTACGTTCTACGCCCGCGGTCAGACGGGTCAGCAGCTCTTGCTCGGTGCCTACCAGGCCCTCATGCGCCAGGTTGCCGCCGGTAAGGTGAAGATGTTCCCGCGTCGCGAAATGATGGACCTCGTCGTGATCGACGGCAAGGCTCGCGGTATCATCGTGCGTAACCTCATCACCGGCGAACTCGAAAGCCACGTGGGTGACGCTGTGTGCCTTTGCACCGGTGGTTACGGTAACGTCTACTACCTTTCTACCAACGCCCAGGGTTCTAACGTGACGGCTGCTTTCCGTGCCTACAAGCGCGGCGCCCTGTTCGCTAACCCCTGCTACACGCAGATTCACCCGACTTGCATTCCTCGCCACGGCGACCTGCAGTCCAAGCTCACCTTGATGAGCGAATCTCTCCGTAACGACGGCCGTATTTGGGTTCCGCGCAAGGCTGGCGACACTCGCAGCCCGGACCAGATCCCCGAAGAAGACCGTTACTACTACCTCGAAGAAAAGTACCCGAGCTTCGGTAACCTCGTTCCGCGTGACGTGGCATCCCGTAACGCCAAGCAGGTCTGCGACGCAGGTCTCGGCGTGGGTAACACCAAGCAGGCTGTGTACCTCGACTTCGCCGACGCTATCCAGCGCATGGGCGTTGCCGGCGTGTCTGCCAAGTACGGCAACCTCTTCCAGATGTACGAAAAGATTACCGACGAAGACCCGTACAAGGTCCCGATGCGTATCTTCCCGGCCATCCACTATACCATGGGCGGCCTCTGGGTTGACTACGACCTGATGTCCACGATTCCGGGCTGCTTCGTTCTCGGTGAAGCCAACTTCTCCGACCACGGTGCAAACCGCCTCGGCGCTTCTGCTCTTATGCAGGGCCTCTCCGACGGTTACTTCGTCATTCCGTTCACCATCGGCGGCTACTTCGCGGGCACCAAGCTCGAGAAGGTTTCCGAATCCGATGCCGCGTTCGAAGACTGCAAGAAGCAGACCGAAGAACGCATCCACAAGCTCCTCTCCATCAAGGGTCACCGCACTGTTAACGATATCCATCGTGAACTCGGTAACATCATGTGGGAATACGTGGGCATGGCTCGTAACGAAGCCGGCCTGAAGACCGCCCTCGAGAAGATTCCGGCCCTCCGTGCCGAATTCTGGGAAAACGTCAACGTGCTCGGTTCCGAAGGTTCCTTCAACCAGAACCTCGAACGTGCCGGCCGCGTGGCTGACTTCCTCGAATTCGCCGAAGTCCTCACTCTTGACGCCCTGCACCGCAAGGAATCTTGCGGCGGCCACTTCCGCGAAGAAAGCCAGACTCCGGAAGGCGAAGCCAAGCGCGACGACGAGAACTTCTGCTACGTGGGTGCCTGGGAATACAAGGGCGACGGTGTCGCACCGGAACTTTCCAAGGAACCTCTTACCTTTGATAACGTCCACCTCGCTACTAGGAGCTACAAATAATGAGCGGACTGAATTTGACTTTGAAGATTTGGCGTCAGAAGGATGCCAAGACCAAGGGACAGTTCGAAACTGTCAAGATCAACGATGTTTCTCCGGACATGTCCTTCCTGGAAATGCTCGACATCGTGAACGAAGAACAGATGAAGCAGGGCAAGGAAGGCTTCGCCTTCGACCACGACTGCCGCGAAGGTATTTGTGGTATGTGCTCCCTCGTCATCAACGGTATGCCGCACGGTCCTGACCATGCAACGACTACCTGCCAGCTTCACATGCGCAAGTTCAAGGATGGCGACACCATCGTGATCGAACCGTGGCGCGCCGCCGCATTCCCGGTTATCCGTGACTGCGCCGTTGACCGTACCGCCTTCGACCGCATCATCCAGGCTGGCGGCTTCGTTTCTGTGAACACTGGTGCCGCTCCTGAAGCATCCACGATTCCGGTTCCCAAGGCTGATGCCGACCGCGCCTTTGACGCTGCCGCCTGTATCGGTTGCGGTGCCTGCGTGGCCGCTTGTAAGAACGCTTCTGCAATGCTCTTCGTTTCTGCGAAGGTCTCTCACCTCAGCTTCTTGCCGCAGGGCAAGGTCGAGGCCAAGAAGCGCGTTCTCGCCATGGTCGCTCAGATGGACAAGGAAGGCTTCGGCAACTGCACGAACCTTTACGAATGCCAGGCTGCATGCCCGAAGGGTATCACCGTGGATTACATCGCCAAGATGAACCGCGAATACCTCGGCGCTACCGTGACCTACGCCGAAAAGGTGTACGGCAAGGATTAATTCCTAACCAAACCAGCATTAAAAAGGACCGCAGCAATGCGGCCCTTTTTTAATTCGTTTTTTTTTTGCACCGAAGGTGCCCACGAAGAAACTTGTTTCGAGTGCAGGGAGGGTTTTAGGGAGGGCTGAGCCCTCCCTTGTCATTTTAGTTGGTGTTCAAGGTTCTTCCGTCTGAACAGTAGTATGATGTGAGTGAACCTTCTGCTTGCAGGTTTTTCATGTCGCAGGTTTCGGCAATTTCTCTGATCTTGCGCCGCGTTTCGCTCCAAGTCTCAAGGGTGGCGTCTTCGCGCTTGCCAAGGTTGACTTGTAGGTCGTGAGCAATCAAGGCTTGTTCGACAATTTGTTTTTCACAGTCGGTGTAGCCCTCGTTTTTGAATTTTTCGACGTCGAATACCGGGTCGCAATCGTATGAATAATCATAGGGGTCTTCGCCGCCGTATGCGCAGGCAATCATCTGGATGGCGACAGAAGAAAGGAGCAGTTGAGCCCAGTATTTGCGAATGAATTTGAATGGATTGCCGATTTTGGCGTTGTTGCTCCAGAAAAGCGAACAAGCGAATATGCTGATGTGGCGGAATAAATTTCTCATGCCAGTGTCCTCGACCCTTTGTTTACAATTTAGAAATAGTTTATATTTGCTGTAGGAGCCGAGATGAAAAGAATTCAAATTTGCCTTTTTGCGCTATTGCTGGCGTCGCTTGCTTTTGCAGAAGAAGCGTCGTCTTTAAAATCGCATTATTGGGGTGGTCACCTGATGTGGGGCTTTGACTACGTGTGGGATAATGCGCCGGTAAAGGGAACTTTCGGCTCGTCCAAAGAAGGCGTTACAAAATTGAGTTTGGCTTCTGGGCCGGGATTTGCCTTTGAACTTGGGACTTCGTATTGGTATCGTTTGAACCCAATCGTCGGATTTGTGGGCGAGGCTGCTTTTAGATTCTACGCTATTTCTCTAGAGGGGGATGTTTACAGCCTTCCGCCAGAGGACCCTTATGAAGATGAAGCAAGATTTAACCTATATGCGTATAGCTTTGTGTTTCCGGTATTGGTACGCGTTTTGCCATCGTCGAAGTTTTATGTAGAAGCGGGCCCTCAATTTAACTTGAATGTGGGGGGATCCATTGTGGGTGTAGAGGTCGATGATTCTTTTGACTTTGATGCGGACGACTTTGGCTGGGCGCTTAT
Above is a genomic segment from Fibrobacter sp. UWB5 containing:
- the ndk gene encoding nucleoside-diphosphate kinase, whose translation is MEMTFAMIKPNAVKSGLIGRIIDRYIAAGLSVCAVKMHQMTSADARGFYAEHVEKPFFPELEAYMTKGPSVMLALGGENAIAKVRAINGATNPAKAEPGTLRYDFAPSMTENVVHSSDSPESAKRELDFWFKEDERYAYEMPSLKACCVL
- a CDS encoding succinate dehydrogenase cytochrome b subunit, with the protein product MQWIVKYLTSSIGKKQIMGCTGAFLALFIFGHMCGNFQLLNFDQAAAQASYNAYTEFLTGFNPLHFPIKMIYLVELVLVAAFALHIFLAVKLKIENKVARGGIDYEVNARKGKKTFATFTMIWSGLFILGFLVQHLMMLKFGEHYLYVNAEGEIVRDMWLTTIQMFANPAWAAFYVVSMFVIGMHLFHAISSAFQTMGIAHQKWTPIIDIAGIAYSIIVALGFGITAVAAFYLANQPGTQALIEKSRSLQPQYEQMKKEKEAAKTSFVIPSVGTVEVSFNA
- a CDS encoding fumarate reductase/succinate dehydrogenase flavoprotein subunit — encoded protein: MILDSKIPGGSIEEKWTKHKFELKLVNPANKRKFTVIVVGTGLAGASAAASLAELGYNVKSFCIQDSPRRAHSIAAQGGINAAKNYKNDGDSVYRLFYDTVKGGDFRAREANVHRLAENSNLIIDQCVAQGVPFGREYGGLLDNRSFGGTQVSRTFYARGQTGQQLLLGAYQALMRQVAAGKVKMFPRREMMDLVVIDGKARGIIVRNLITGELESHVGDAVCLCTGGYGNVYYLSTNAQGSNVTAAFRAYKRGALFANPCYTQIHPTCIPRHGDLQSKLTLMSESLRNDGRIWVPRKAGDTRSPDQIPEEDRYYYLEEKYPSFGNLVPRDVASRNAKQVCDAGLGVGNTKQAVYLDFADAIQRMGVAGVSAKYGNLFQMYEKITDEDPYKVPMRIFPAIHYTMGGLWVDYDLMSTIPGCFVLGEANFSDHGANRLGASALMQGLSDGYFVIPFTIGGYFAGTKLEKVSESDAAFEDCKKQTEERIHKLLSIKGHRTVNDIHRELGNIMWEYVGMARNEAGLKTALEKIPALRAEFWENVNVLGSEGSFNQNLERAGRVADFLEFAEVLTLDALHRKESCGGHFREESQTPEGEAKRDDENFCYVGAWEYKGDGVAPELSKEPLTFDNVHLATRSYK
- a CDS encoding succinate dehydrogenase/fumarate reductase iron-sulfur subunit; the encoded protein is MSGLNLTLKIWRQKDAKTKGQFETVKINDVSPDMSFLEMLDIVNEEQMKQGKEGFAFDHDCREGICGMCSLVINGMPHGPDHATTTCQLHMRKFKDGDTIVIEPWRAAAFPVIRDCAVDRTAFDRIIQAGGFVSVNTGAAPEASTIPVPKADADRAFDAAACIGCGACVAACKNASAMLFVSAKVSHLSFLPQGKVEAKKRVLAMVAQMDKEGFGNCTNLYECQAACPKGITVDYIAKMNREYLGATVTYAEKVYGKD
- a CDS encoding outer membrane beta-barrel protein, translating into MKRIQICLFALLLASLAFAEEASSLKSHYWGGHLMWGFDYVWDNAPVKGTFGSSKEGVTKLSLASGPGFAFELGTSYWYRLNPIVGFVGEAAFRFYAISLEGDVYSLPPEDPYEDEARFNLYAYSFVFPVLVRVLPSSKFYVEAGPQFNLNVGGSIVGVEVDDSFDFDADDFGWALILGLGCPMVTSEGGLTLGVRFAIDMTRIEKEGIVEMTKGAAYREASPMKIWSLQFNVTAYFL